Genomic segment of Dermacentor albipictus isolate Rhodes 1998 colony chromosome 5, USDA_Dalb.pri_finalv2, whole genome shotgun sequence:
TTTTTCCAATGCAACTCTCTTCAGAACAGTCTTTGTAGGTATAAAAGTTGCCGTCATCAAATCGCATTCACTGTTCACcggaatgactgacagtgctgCACGCGATGTCGTGCGTGGCTGCGAAGAGGAACGTATTCTGCGCCGCTGCTTCCGATTTGGCGGCGCAGAGACCGTTGCTCCCCAACGAGGCTGGATCACGCCTCGCCGTACGATTCTGGGACGTCGGCGTTGCTGCCTGCATCCACTGAAGGCGCGTTCCTTGAGAGGTTCGTCTGCTCGAACCCCTCCGACTGCATGGCGCTGTTCGTGCACGTGCACATGATGGCCTCGTCCTTCCATGTTGCCCTTCGTATCCTTATTCATCAGCTCCTGCTCCCCCAGTCTATGAGATATTAACAAAGATAGGGCATATTCCCGCGCGCTCTCACGCAGCATATAGAAATCGTCCAATGAACACAATATTTTTTTACATCGACATGAGACCAATCAAACCGTTTATCGATATGACTGGTCTCATGTGACGGCACCAAAACCCAACCTTTCAAGTCTTCGTTATGCTTGTTTTCAATGCCTCTCTgaggcaatttcacaaaaatgtCGGGTGGATCTGTGCACGGTGGTGTGTCACTTGTCGTTGCCCAGTGACGTCGAGACTGGGCCGTTCACTGCGGAACAGGAGCTGACGCGCGTTGACGCAACGGCCTGATTGGACTGCGTGTTTGCCGCTACCGTGGATTGTTTAAGATAGCACCTGGCTTCAGTCACCTGGAGCGTCACAAAATTTTTTTTGCCCTTTTTTGTTTTGGCACTCTGAAGTGCCAAGTTGTACTGACCTAAATGCTTTCTTTAGATACGTTGGCAGTGAAATGTCATAAAATGAACACCAACAAAAGGAGATAGTTTATGGTAACAGTTTTTATTATTCGAAGGCAGACCACTATTTTCGCAGAAGGCACATAATCATTCTTCGAACAGCCCAGGGCGGCATAAAATGTAGCATAACACACGACATATATATCACATAAAATAACGCACTCGAACATCTCTTTATTTATCACTTGCCTTTCAGCTCTAGCTCGCTATATGCGAATAAATTATTTGCCTAAGCACAGCTCTACACTCTGTCATCATTGCACTTTGGTGTCTAGCACCgagttttgtttttctctctctttttttttctttgtacacaAATGAAGATCCACACAGAGGAGAATGGTGTCAAAACAAATTGTCGGCAACGACTTCTGCTACCAGACTTTCTCACTCAGCATGCGTCACGTTGCTCACAATGAGATGAGGACGTAATAAATGCGCAGACCCAAAAGGGAAGAAGGGGGAGAGGACACACGCAGCCACATAGCACGCCTTAATCACACATCCACATTTCACACAAACTAACGAAAATTTCTGGGTATACACGCGCTGCAATAGAAGATCACAACAAAAGACACGACAGGATCACAGTTGGCAGCTTTCGGGCTTCCCTTTCGCGTTCAGGTGGTCTGGCATCCACTTGACGCGGAATGCCTCCGTGAGATAAgcttttcctcctctctctcttctacGCGTTGTGGCACTGCGAATTACCAGCGTTCCCTCGCTCGATGACACCCTAATTTAATTTCGGTgtcaatcaattttatttttgGCTCCGGCGAGCTCGGTGATACGTGGCGGCAAGCACTGCGGGTTTGGTTCGTGTGAAAGCACGTGTAGCGGCTGGAAACGGTATCGTCTAACTTTCGGCGACCAAAATATTAAATAAGGCGTAGTTCAAACCTTTCTTTAAACGATGTGTTTTTGGGCGTATTtttgaggaaaaagaaaagctgataaGGTCGGACCGAAGTGCCGAATGGCGGGATGGATTGCCGCTGGGGTTCCGCTACGGCGGCCGTCGAACCGCGGCCACTGTGTTCCCCGCTCGCAGCCAGCACCAGCTGACAGGGCGCACGCCGAAACAGCCCCCGAAGACGGCGTGACCTCGCGGCGTCAGTCAGCTGTCACCGGCACGCTTGGAAAAGCGAAGCGCCAGAGTACTGCGAATGAAGGGAGGGAAAAAGAGAGACGAAAAAGCCCTGCTCGTGCTTGCAGATAATAATGGACGGATCCAATATAAGATTGCGACCACCTTCGCGAGAACAAAGGAAGACCGAAAAAGAAGTGTATGGACTTAACAGGTAACCACAGCACAGGAACCATTTTCACCAGCGGAGCCGCACTTGTGCAAATACTACTCGTGTGGCGTTTTCATTTGAGAGTGCTCGTCACAATGAAAAAGATCATGTTGTACTGTACTGCTGCACAATTTACATAATTCGGGGACCGACGCGCACACACTCTAGAAATGTGCTGTCTTTCGGTTGACGTTTATAACTTGAGGCACGCGCGGTTCTTGAAATAGACATCCAAGCGACCATTTGATCACAATTTGTCTCGTTACCGGTGTATGTGGACTGAGAGCTCTCGGCACGTGGTAGTCCCCTCAAGTGAATTGCGTTTCTTCTCGGCAGCGTAATCGTTGATCGACGCAGGTCGACAgcactgctcggtgccgcaggaaGCCGCCGCCGCGTGTCGCCCCGCATGGGCAGCCGCTGGTCAGGTCTCCTCCTCCTCGGGCTGCGGCCGCGGGATGAACGGCGGCAGCGGGCCCAGGAAGGGCGCGTGCGGCTTGACCGTCGACCGCGGCCGGTTCTGCGGCAGCTCCGTCTTGGCGTGTATCACGTGGTAGCCCGTCTCGTCGGCGATGTACTCGATGACTCGCAGGTACCCGTTGGCGTCCGTGAAGCCGTACCGACCGCGCACGGTGCCGTCCGAGGTGCGCTCCTCCTGGCGAAAGTTCTGCTGCTGGGCGCCCTCGCCCGTGTCGTAGCCGAACTTGTAGGTGCCCTTGCCCGCGTGGTCCTGCACCAAGTACTGGGTGCGCTTGCCCGATGGTATGGCCGGCTCCGCGTGACACACGACCACTGAGAGCAGTGCCAGCACCTGCGCGTGTAAAGGAAGCATTGGCGTGAGAGCGAGGGTCACGGGCGATTCAAAAGCTCTCCTAATTTCGCCCgagtaaaaagaaaaatagagcgtaatgagagagagagagagagagagagagagagagagaacgaagcACATACAGTAAACAGCACATACTAGTGATAGCAGGTATGCGTTCTGAAAGTCTATCATATATTCCCGTAGAACTCAGTAACTCGAACAGCGCAAATATTGCATTCTGCGgggagctttcttttttctttttttttttgaactggcCCCAGAaattttagttctgatagtgatCGATTGTTCAGCCTGTACAGAACGTGCTTCTCGAGATTATGCAAAGTAAGCAACCGGAATTGCCTCTGGTTAATCGTCCCGCCTTTCTATACACAAATTTTCTCCCTATCTCCCCTAATTGTCGGCAGAACACGGCCTTGAGAAAGGTCTTTACCATCACTCACTCTTCGCTCACCTGAGACCGTTCATCAGAGGGGTGAGACATCGCGCTACGTTTAGTTACTCTTTCCTATCGATTCTCACGATCGTTCCTCGTTCCTGtcgacacgcacgcacgcacgcacactgtaTATGTGTGTTAGTAAATTAAATCGCAGAAAGCATCGAAGAATtaccatacccgccgtggttgcttagtggctatggtgttggggtgcTAAGCGCCAGGTCGCgtgatcgtatcccggccacggcggccgcatttcgatgggggcggtaTGCGAAAACTCCGTgcgcttagatttgggtgcacgttaaagaacccgaagtgGTGCAtatttgcggagtcccccactacggcttgtctcataatcatattgtggttctggcacgtaaaatctcataatttaatttaatctaATTAGGAATTACTCTGTTTCATGTGAAGTGGTACAGTGCATGACAGTCACGTTtctcttgaattttttttataatttcaaGAAAAATCTTGTGAAAGAACATGTCACGTATGGGGAGCAAGTATACATACATACTCCGCCTGACCATTCCAGTTTCAAGGACCTTTAAAAGGCCGCGCGCGTGTACAGTTTTCTTTGAGTATGCGAGCTGACGTCGTTTCAGAATTTCATTCTATTACATACACTCCAATATAAGGAAGGTGGGCGAAACGAGACTctagcccttttttttttttgccccttcTTCGTCATTGTTGCCTTGCGATAAATGCGCGGTGCACCTGCACCAGAGCCCCGCGCAGCCGCAGTGGCTCTGCCAGGCCGCTTGTTCTCAGCCTGGTGAGAGGCTGATAAGCGAACAAGTTATTCAATGTGGCACCTACACATACTGCAACAGCCACGGCAAGGACGCTGCTAGGTCATCGGCGCAATCCCGTTCGGTTTCTCAGCTGGCCTTTTATATTTGCACGCAACTCCAATTCAATTAATAAAAAATGGCGAACAAATATTCGCATTTCTCTTCGCACTCGGCGAGCGCAGCAAAAGTTGCGGCCTTTCTGGGTCTCTCAGACGTGTTTCGAGAATAACAGTTTGAAAGCGTGGCCAGCCAAATTGCATTAGCTGCAGACACCACCGGCACGACATGCGGAAGGCTTGGGAAGTTTCATTATTGTTTTTTGGCTATACCTGGCACGTGCTTAAATTTCTGCAGGGACGTCGCCGTTACAGCTGCCGCCCGACGGGGGTCGCGGGGAAGAGCTTGCGGCGCGCGCACTTTGCGACCCGCGGGTGACTCGCGAGGATCGTCGGCGCGGCCAGACGTCTGCGCCTTCGTGCGTGTGTGAATAGATTATTTCTCGCTTCAGCACTTCCGTACCAGCGTGGTCACGAGCCGACCTATTTCCACTGACAAGACTTCGTGCGTTCGCTCGAAAATGAGCCTGTCAGCGCTTGGAAGGTGGATGTGCTTGCGCCATTCCTGTAGGGGAAGGGTTCACTTCTAGTGTGactcgaagggggggggggggggggaatgatgTAGGTGATTGACAGAGTAGGCTCACTTCCCCGATGCCAACCTTGGCAAACGATCTCATTCATTGACTTCTGAGCCCGGATGGTCGAGCAGCTAGGCGCGGTGTCTCCcgcgcattgtttcttttttctcaacgTGCGTGCGTGGATGTGTGTAGCCACACACCCGTAATAAACCCGGTAAAATAAACCGCCAAACTTGTGCCCTTCTGACTGCGCCTGTGACAAAGTTGAGAGTTGAACAGGACTTGGCACACTTTTAGATTACGTCCCACAGCATGCCATTAAGCGCTGAACACTCTCTCGTAGTGTGTGCGTGTAGACCTACagtttttttctcatttctcgAGCTTTGCTCTCTATGGCAAGTGTCGGGACTGCTTTTGTAACGAAGATTTACGCAAAGCTTTAACCTATAAGTTGAAACCAGACAAAGGGCCGTTTCGCATACTGAACCCCcatttattttgctttttcttgcAGAGCGCGGGCAGTCTTCCATCATCCGGCACTTCCAAAGCACCCCTCCGAGCACTGTGCGTGAACGGTTCCGAGCAGCGCTTCACGCGACTACACCCAATAAACATCGGCACAATTAAGCAGAATTATTCGTCAGAAAATGGTTTGAAAGACAGCAATCTATGCATCTCGTATCGAAGAGACGAAAGAAAAAGGCCAGCTGGACTTGTTTCGTTTCTCACTTCAGAACGTTTAATTTTGCGACGGTCACCTCGTACGCCACAGGTCATCATGTCCGAAAGCAACGCACTTGTCACGGCGTCAAATGGAGAAAAATCAATTTTCAGTGCCGCACTGATATTAACTGAAGTAAATGAACAATATATGATTAATTGCTCTATATTGAAAGGCGAACAACAGCAAGACACCAGTAAAATCGATTACTTCGAAATAAGGAGCTCCGCTAAATGCAACGTGCGGGTCAAATTTAGTTCACTTTTCATTGCACAGCAACGCACTGTTTACGACATTTAAAAGGAATCCTATAGTCGCAGTGTATACCTATTCTGCGACAAAATTTTCTTCTCAGAGGCTATAAATTAAGTATGACGCCTGGACTTCCTTGAGCGATCTCCTTTATAATTTAACATGGCCTTCGAGTCCATAAACGGAACGTACTCCGTTTTCGGTACACATTGAAACCCTTACTCTTTACCCTTGTTCTGTACCGCTCAACACAGTAGGAATAGAGCGTTGCAtagtacaaaaacaaaagaaagcaagacTGTATATAAATTATACGGAGATTAGGTTCAATTTGTGGAAGCAAAGTTGAAGATGCTTCGCTGAATTCGTGCAGGCAACTGGAGTAGGGTACTgcgtggatattttttttttttttttacatggcaCTTAGTAGTTGTTAGCGACTTCAAACGGTGCCAGCTACCCCTTTCCCGTAGAACAAGTATATGCTAAAAATGAAGTGTCGATGGACGTCCGAATTAAGTGCACCACATGACAGACTTCGCCAAAAGTTTTCCAATCCCTTTCCTCCACCAACGACGCCACGTCGTACACCTACGAATCTTTTGACGTCAGCGTGTCTGGTGCTTCCCTTCGCTTGAGCAAAAAGTTCGCGAGCCAATCAGGGGCCAAATTCGCGAAGATTCGCAAGAGCCCTTTGCAAACggctggccgccttcgctgaTGCATTTTAGGAGTCCgcaaatattcgaaatttcgaataatcGAGTAGCGTGTGCTATTTAATTCGAGAATTCGGCTTTCAATATCACCGCTTGTTCGTTTATTTCGAATATCGGAGCCTAGAGCTAGGGAAGGAGAGAACGACGGGACTCAGCACTGCTCCGAATggttccgctgctgctgctgctgctgctgtgcagtGCCGAACGCACACCGATAATCTCCAGTCATGAAATAAGAATTCATAGGTAGCCTGTGCAcaactttgttttgtttatatttatCATTTAGCCACTGTCAGCACGTTTGCATCTCTTCGAAACAATCgtcacacttcttttttttttttttcactggtgaCGTGCTGCTTCCTTGTTTTATTACTGTCATTGCTGTGGTGCCCCAGAGAAGTTAATGCAGTTGCTGTTCACTTAGAAGCTTCTCGGCTGTGCGGACATCCAATTGCGAAAGCATTCTATACACTTGACAAATAATTATAATGTATAGATAAGCTTCATCTTTTTCACCAGACGGATTTCGCGTAATGTTCATATTTCACTTCATCTTTTGTTTGTTTAGAAATTAGAGAATATTCGAAGGTAATTTTTCTCTAATATTGGATCGGATTAGGAAGTTTCACTATTCGAACACTGTCCGGCATCAGGACTGGTTGTAACGTAAAACGAGTTtcatttgtgaatacgggccccgcTTATTAAGCTGGAAACGGCTACGGCGGTTCCAATTTCGTCTCGTAGTTGTGCGAGTAAATTTCCGTAGCCTTCGGAGGCTACCTGCACTGACCTTGATTGAGACGGGCAATCCCATCGCGGCGGGCGTCTTCCGGCGTGCCGTTCTTGCGTCCACTCGGAGCGTGAAGAGGTGGCTTAGGGTGTGCGAGCGACTAGCACACGCGGCGGCGGGCGGAGTTCGGACACTGCGGGCTCCTCCTTATGATGCCGTCCACGGGGCGGCTACTCCCTTTTATACGCCCTCCCCCGCAGGGGGACCCTCGGCACTTTCTTTTGGCTCGCTCCTCCGTGACCATCTTCGTTCGTTCGACGAGAGAAAGCCGAAACCACCCCCGCCACGACGCAGTGCACTACGCGAAAATGCGCAAACGCGCCGCCGCCTCCTCGCCACGTTCGCCGCTGCAATCAACGCAAAGCGTGCAGCAGGCAAGTGGTGGGGGGGGTCGACTACACGCCCGTACAAAGCAGCCTGCGAGCGGACGTGTGGCCGAAACAACGCAGCTCGCGTGTGCACGCGCTGAGGAGGCGGCGAGGAGGGCGCCTTCTCACGCAGCGAGGAGGACAGACCAATTTCCGTTGTGCTCTTGGaactgcgcgcgcgcgtgcgggcGAGAGAACGAACGGGAAGGGACGAGATGACTGAGATTGCGACGGGACGACGCGGGCGAGGAGGTGTCAGGAAGAGCGCAGCGAGTGGCCCATCACGCCGCAAAATAGGAAATTGCTGCTCCTCTCTCCCGAGCGCGCTTCCATCCTCGACCAGCGTGCGTGTTGTATGACCACGGCCGCCTCCCGAAGAATCGGCGGCAACTAGACAAGAAAATGAGTCTGGCGAGGAGGAGAGGATAGCCCTGGAAGATGCTGTGCACCGATGCACTCCTGCGCAGACCCTCTTTCTCCGTCGGCGAGCGCGTAGCTGCGCGAATGCAGCTCTATTCGTGGGTTCAAAAAGCGCGCATGCCACGCGGTGGGTTCGCGTGCGAGCCCCTTCACCTCACCCGCACCGACCGAACGGCCATGCGTGCGCGACGGACGCTGCGGTTTTCCGGAGGGAGCTAAGCGCGGCAGACGTCGTTCCCCGCATTCCGAAGAGGTGTACCACTCTTCGATCGtgtgtgtcccccccccccccccttgccgcCTTTGAATCGCGTCCCTCCTCATCTGGCGATACTCCCCTCGTGATGCCTTCGTACCCCCCGCGATCTTCCGCGCACGATTTGTCGATCGCGCTTTTCCTCTTGAATGGGCAGCATTTCCCCACGCGGGGACGTGAGTCTGCTACATTTTATTCAGttacttcatttatttttttctgctttctacAACTACTGGAAATCGCACGAGTGAATGGTGTAGCGTAGGAGAAGCCTTCATTGGAGTATCTCTTCCAAGATTTAGCTTTACTTTTATCAGCTCTTGTCTGCGTGTTTGTGTCGTGTGGTAGTTGCTCTTTGTGAACCGCAGTGCAAGCGCCTCGTAAAATCAATCTACAGTGGACGTTTCAGAAGCAGATTGTTCAGAACGTTGCCCAAGATTGCCTTCCTGGACTCTTTCGCAGACCGGATTAGAATGGAAGTTGAATTCCGTCACTTTTATACACAGTGGAATAGAGtggttgcatttatttatttatttatttatttatttatttatttatttatttatttatttacttatttattcataAGGTAGCTCCAATTTCCTCCAACGCGCAACGCCTGTAATGCGCCCAACTTAAAGCAGGCCAGCTGCGGCGCGACTTCGTGCGCGAAGGAAGCAGCCGGTTACATCGCGTAAATTGGAAGTCACTGTCCCGTGGCATCACCAACCACTTACGCCAGCCGGCGCCGAAGGCCCGTCGCCGACTCCGCGGCACCTATTCGAATGTGAGATAGCAACCGAGCTTGTGCAGCGAGAAGCAGCGTATACCGATACTCGACTCGAGTATTGTCGCAGCACTGCTTCTGTAGAGCTGTATTGCGGGTCCTTCAGAGCGCTACGGCAACGATCAATCGACCATACCACACGTTCATTCAGGGGGCTTGCCATGGGGTTGTTGGTGGGCACACCAAACTCGTTATTTCTGTCTTCCTGTTGTGTTTATTTTCGCTTTATTATCGCTTTTAACAGGACACCAAAGGGGAACGGTAAATAACTTTAGAACAACAATGTAGTCTTGAAGAACTCTACTTTCGTCGGTTTCGCGGTAATACGTTGATAAATGGAAGGTCGAAGCTTCGTCGACTGAAAAGTACTGTTTCGCACTTAGGTCGTTGTGATTCCATTAAAGTTCTTGAAGCTTCCTTAGTTCAGTATTTGGCTCTTTTAAAATACGATGCAGTCCGTCTCTACCGATAAGAAATTAACTAGGCTCGAGAGAACGCCaccaaaatccgtgacgtcactgcGAGCTGACGAAGGCGGCGTCAGCGCCCGTCCTCTGCTGGATACCTTGAGAAGAGCAGGCTTCTCGCTAGGACGACGAGTCGAGCAgcgattttctctctctctctctttagtgtccatttaacaTCCGAGGTTCACGCTAACAAATCTGttgatgacttttttttttaatgatgctGTGATGTATTtgctgtttgctttaccactctGCAAGAACCCCTATCGTTGTGGTTAGCGGTATTGTAAGAAATACAGAAACCACCGAATCAAGTATTTTGTTGCCCCTATAACTCCGCTTACCAAGATTAGTTTGAATTGTCGCAGAGCTTTTAAACTTTCGATATCACTCTGTCCTGCTCAATAAGAGTTGTCTTTGCATAAACTGGACGAAAGCGGGTCGTGTAGGAAGTCGGGCGGACCCGAATCCACTCGGCCGTGTTCGCACGCACTCTGTCAGGCGGGTCGAGCGGATATCGGCCCATCCTTCCCAGGACTAAAGCCCTTCGGTCTGGCCCATTTGCACGGACCCAATGGTCAGGTGGAAAGCCGATTGGCCTCCACTGCGTCAGACATTTGTGAGCACAACGCATTAGGCCGAGTTTTACGTTTGAAATCCTTTTCCGCGCCGCCTTCCTATTATTGTGATGTTTACTTGTTAGTTTCCTGGtcacttttctgttttcttccctCGTGACATCTGTGTAGTACAGGCGCTGGGCGACCTATAATCACCGGCGTTGGCTGTTGCGCCATACGGCGTCGGTGATCGACGTACCAGCTGGCGCCTTAGCGTTCTCCTGTGCGCACTCGTACGAAGCAGAGTTGCACGTCTGTGTCTCCCACCTTACCATTATCCGTGCTCCGTCACGTGGGACTACAGTGCTCGGCAGAGAAGCTGACCGtgcagccagagagagagagagaaaaaaactttattgctcagttaatcggagttatggcaggactgggtggggccctcagtccagggctccactggctcttgcggctcgctgagcttggtccaggagggccaactGGCTTCCCTGATCCTCGCTTGTgagtagtgcctcccactgccgtacCAAGTCTGTGACGCT
This window contains:
- the LOC135904003 gene encoding adult-specific rigid cuticular protein 15.7-like isoform X2 encodes the protein MWCGDSGRNKRAKFFNFPTDKRFYTTTAKPKAENIFTRDRRCHPPTKEQYTKVLALLSVVVCHAEPAIPSGKRTQYLVQDHAGKGTYKFGYDTGEGAQQQNFRQEERTSDGTVRGRYGFTDANGYLRVIEYIADETGYHVIHAKTELPQNRPRSTVKPHAPFLGPLPPFIPRPQPEEEET
- the LOC135904003 gene encoding larval cuticle protein 16/17-like isoform X3; its protein translation is MGLPVSIKVLALLSVVVCHAEPAIPSGKRTQYLVQDHAGKGTYKFGYDTGEGAQQQNFRQEERTSDGTVRGRYGFTDANGYLRVIEYIADETGYHVIHAKTELPQNRPRSTVKPHAPFLGPLPPFIPRPQPEEEET
- the LOC135904003 gene encoding uncharacterized protein isoform X1; the protein is MWCGDSGRNKRAKFFNFPTDKRFYTTTAKPKAENIFTRDRRCHPPTKEQYTKSRDPDPRSQPTVLALLSVVVCHAEPAIPSGKRTQYLVQDHAGKGTYKFGYDTGEGAQQQNFRQEERTSDGTVRGRYGFTDANGYLRVIEYIADETGYHVIHAKTELPQNRPRSTVKPHAPFLGPLPPFIPRPQPEEEET